The Candidatus Curtissbacteria bacterium genome window below encodes:
- a CDS encoding class A beta-lactamase-related serine hydrolase, whose product MFDFLRLKLPPKNPIDPKALPRVPKILLIWSLALTVFLLTLLFALNYGTKTILDPYLGAVEEKLNPKVENLAVQSIFRNQIPNLEGKWAVVVRDINNEETYLWRENEMMTSASIYKLAVMWATYQALEDGKLQKDEVLSEDQFTLDQTLVGRDEEGQEAEEPSQQGGATVSYTVENALHAMISVSDNYAAILLAEKLGWGNIERLLKAEGVEGIDLTSPNSPFMTATATSDILERIYGKSAVNNTASEEMRDLLLSQKIANRIPKYLPNDIKVGHKTGELDFVRNDAGIIYGRKGNYIFVFLTETDRPEDTSEKIALLSKEIYNALEGNLP is encoded by the coding sequence ATGTTTGACTTCCTACGATTAAAATTACCACCAAAAAATCCCATCGACCCCAAGGCCCTTCCTAGGGTACCAAAAATCCTTCTAATTTGGTCTCTAGCCCTCACAGTTTTCCTTCTAACACTCCTTTTCGCCTTAAATTACGGCACTAAAACCATATTAGACCCTTACTTGGGTGCTGTTGAAGAAAAGTTAAACCCCAAAGTGGAAAATCTAGCTGTTCAAAGCATCTTCAGGAATCAAATTCCAAATTTAGAAGGAAAGTGGGCCGTCGTAGTGCGTGACATAAATAATGAAGAGACATACCTTTGGCGCGAAAACGAGATGATGACTTCAGCAAGCATTTACAAACTTGCCGTTATGTGGGCAACTTATCAAGCATTAGAAGACGGAAAACTACAAAAGGATGAAGTTCTCTCTGAAGACCAATTTACTCTCGACCAAACCCTTGTCGGTCGCGATGAAGAAGGCCAGGAAGCCGAAGAACCATCGCAACAAGGAGGGGCAACCGTTTCCTACACAGTCGAAAATGCTCTCCACGCGATGATCAGCGTCTCCGATAACTACGCCGCTATTCTCCTTGCTGAAAAACTTGGCTGGGGAAACATCGAAAGGCTACTCAAGGCTGAAGGCGTAGAAGGTATCGACTTAACAAGTCCCAACTCCCCATTTATGACAGCAACTGCGACAAGCGACATCCTTGAAAGAATCTACGGCAAATCTGCTGTTAATAACACCGCTTCAGAAGAGATGAGGGATCTTCTTCTGAGTCAGAAAATCGCAAATAGAATTCCAAAATATCTTCCAAATGATATAAAAGTTGGGCACAAGACAGGTGAGCTTGATTTTGTAAGAAACGACGCAGGGATAATTTACGGCAGGAAAGGCAATTACATATTCGTATTTTTGACTGAGACCGACAGGCCCGAAGACACCAGCGAGAAAATTGCGCTTCTTTCGAAAGAAATCTACAACGCACTCGAAGGCAATCTGCCTTGA
- the rplK gene encoding 50S ribosomal protein L11 produces the protein MAKKVKTIIKLNVVGAQATAAPPVGTALGPHGLPIMDFVKAFNERTQDQPGTVLPVVITVYEDRTFSFIIKKPPVAEMIKKTLGIQKGAATTGKQTVAKMNKEQARKIAEDKMSDLNTKDVEAAIKIVQGTARSMGVEVTE, from the coding sequence ATGGCTAAAAAGGTTAAAACCATCATTAAGTTAAATGTCGTCGGGGCTCAAGCAACCGCGGCACCCCCAGTAGGTACTGCTCTTGGACCTCACGGTCTACCTATCATGGATTTTGTCAAAGCTTTTAACGAAAGGACACAAGACCAGCCAGGCACAGTTCTTCCCGTGGTCATAACGGTTTACGAAGACCGAACATTCTCGTTCATCATTAAAAAACCGCCTGTTGCCGAGATGATCAAGAAAACTTTAGGAATCCAAAAAGGTGCTGCAACAACTGGCAAGCAGACAGTCGCCAAAATGAACAAAGAACAAGCAAGAAAGATAGCCGAAGATAAAATGTCTGATCTTAACACCAAAGACGTAGAAGCAGCTATAAAAATAGTTCAGGGCACAGCCAGAAGTATGGGCGTAGAAGTTACTGAGTGA